In Arthrobacter sp. SLBN-83, one DNA window encodes the following:
- a CDS encoding recombinase family protein, protein MRAVAYIRRSKDPTEGNASLVDQRAWIMAESRKHHHTVAKHDIFEEVVSAYRDRHRPERDRLEGVLAEGDVKALYVRDLDRLARRLMDTARIVDTCNRHNVTIYTHDRVFAPRSPDTILLISVLGGLAETEAATTSKRLKRTAENIRQKGGWNGPAPYGWMRPEQRNADGVKTLKLHPEESKTVRRIVEWRLDGLSVAEIVRELNQKGLTNREGRPFQYRAVASLLRHPLLAGYNSLTAKADGRGGGPGPDFRDTRKIVIDKDGRPVKSHEAVCTEAEWETLRLLMKPQPLKRTRARAGGLPLVGLVYCAGCGTKMTSNRSMGESGSYVCNGRMRGADCPGVAINREALERFIRDVVAGSLDSPEVMELQAERLNQAAEGSASSELSELHEQADALGDSILILRAQINTAPASAMSALLNRIGEEEALKGQIEMRISEKTEGRPRAIPDISGAEFLELSETEQKSIIRAFLRKVVVYADDGKRGSVKGMFGSQGTNLSRIGFWYLGEADDQEPRRGGGYSLMPSNGSYQCPKCEEPRTFRYRNNLRHHMNYAHPQPVPCPECGQEFPLPGLPSHRRNKHGVKGSRQSWS, encoded by the coding sequence GTGCGAGCCGTTGCCTATATCCGCAGATCCAAAGATCCCACCGAGGGCAACGCGTCGCTCGTCGACCAGCGTGCCTGGATTATGGCGGAAAGCCGGAAGCACCACCACACGGTCGCCAAGCACGACATCTTCGAAGAAGTCGTCAGTGCCTACCGCGACCGGCACCGCCCAGAGCGCGACCGCCTCGAAGGGGTCCTCGCCGAAGGCGACGTCAAGGCGCTCTACGTCCGGGACCTTGACCGGCTGGCACGTCGGTTGATGGACACCGCCCGCATCGTCGACACCTGCAACCGCCACAACGTCACGATCTACACCCATGACCGCGTGTTCGCCCCTCGATCGCCCGACACCATCCTGCTGATCTCCGTCCTCGGCGGCCTGGCGGAGACCGAGGCGGCGACCACGAGCAAGCGGCTGAAGCGCACCGCCGAGAACATCCGCCAGAAGGGCGGCTGGAACGGCCCTGCGCCGTACGGCTGGATGCGGCCCGAGCAGCGCAACGCCGACGGCGTGAAGACGCTGAAGCTGCACCCGGAGGAGAGCAAGACCGTCCGCCGAATCGTCGAATGGCGGCTCGACGGACTCTCCGTCGCCGAGATCGTCCGGGAGCTCAACCAGAAGGGTCTGACCAACCGCGAGGGCCGGCCGTTCCAATACCGCGCCGTCGCCTCGCTACTGCGCCATCCGCTCCTGGCCGGATACAACTCGCTCACGGCCAAGGCCGATGGACGCGGCGGCGGCCCAGGTCCGGACTTCCGCGACACGCGCAAGATCGTCATCGACAAGGATGGGCGTCCGGTCAAGAGTCATGAGGCGGTCTGCACGGAGGCCGAGTGGGAAACCCTGCGCCTGCTGATGAAGCCCCAACCGCTCAAGCGGACCCGGGCCCGCGCCGGAGGCCTTCCCCTGGTCGGCCTCGTCTACTGCGCCGGCTGCGGCACCAAGATGACCAGCAACAGGTCGATGGGTGAGTCGGGATCGTACGTGTGCAACGGACGGATGCGCGGCGCTGACTGCCCCGGCGTTGCAATCAACAGGGAAGCCCTGGAGCGCTTCATCCGCGACGTCGTCGCCGGATCGCTCGACAGCCCCGAGGTGATGGAGCTGCAGGCCGAGAGGCTGAACCAGGCCGCGGAAGGGAGCGCGAGCTCGGAGTTGTCCGAGCTCCACGAACAGGCTGATGCCCTGGGGGACTCCATCCTGATCCTGCGGGCCCAGATCAACACCGCGCCGGCCAGCGCGATGTCGGCACTGCTGAACCGCATCGGTGAGGAGGAGGCCCTCAAGGGCCAGATCGAGATGCGGATCTCGGAGAAGACCGAGGGGCGACCGAGGGCGATCCCCGACATCAGCGGGGCCGAGTTCCTCGAGCTCTCCGAGACGGAGCAGAAGTCGATCATCAGGGCCTTCCTCCGCAAGGTCGTGGTCTACGCCGACGACGGAAAGCGCGGGTCGGTCAAGGGGATGTTCGGCTCCCAGGGCACGAACCTGAGCCGGATCGGCTTCTGGTATCTCGGCGAAGCTGACGACCAGGAGCCGCGCCGCGGGGGCGGGTACTCGCTCATGCCCTCGAACGGCAGCTACCAGTGCCCCAAGTGCGAAGAACCCCGGACGTTCCGCTACCGGAACAACCTGCGCCACCACATGAACTACGCGCACCCGCAGCCAGTGCCGTGTCCTGAGTGCGGCCAGGAATTCCCTTTGCCCGGGCTGCCCAGCCACCGCCGCAACAAGCACGGGGTCAAGGGCTCACGCCAGTCGTGGAGCTGA